A genomic segment from Saimiri boliviensis isolate mSaiBol1 chromosome 14, mSaiBol1.pri, whole genome shotgun sequence encodes:
- the CHRM3 gene encoding muscarinic acetylcholine receptor M3, translating into MTLHNNSSTSPLFPNISSSWIHSPSHAGLPPGAVTHFGSYNVSRAAGNFSSPGDTTDDPLGGHTVWQVVFIAFLTGILALVTIIGNILVIVSFKVNKQLKTVNNYFLLSLACADLIIGVISMNLFTTYIIMNRWALGNLACDLWLAIDYVASNASVMNLLVISFDRYFSITRPLTYRAKRTTKRAGVMIGLAWVISFVLWAPAILFWQYFVGKRTVPPGECFIQFLSEPTITFGTAIAAFYMPVTIMTILYWRIYKETEKRTKELAGLQASGTEAETENFVHPTGSSRSCSSYELQQQSMKRSNRRKYGRCHFWFTTKSWKASSEQMDQDHSSSDSWNNNDAAASLENSASSDEEDIGSETRAIYSIVLKLPGHSTILNSTKLPSSDNLQVPEEELGMVDLERKASKLQTQKSVDDGGSFPKSFSKLPIQLESAVDAAKTSDVNASVGKTTATLPLSFKEATLAKRFALKTRSQITKRKRMSLVKEKKAAQTLSAILLAFIITWTPYNIMVLVNTFCDSCIPKTFWNLGYWLCYINSTVNPVCYALCNKTFRTTFKMLLLCQCDKKKRRKQQYQQRQSVIFHKRVPEQAL; encoded by the coding sequence ATGACCTTGCACAATAACAGTTCCACCTCGCCTTTGTTTCCAAACATCAGCTCTTCCTGGATACACAGCCCCTCCCATGCAGGGCTGCCCCCGGGAGCGGTCACTCATTTCGGCAGCTACAATGTTTCTCGAGCAGCTGGGAATTTCTCCTCTCCGGGTGATACCACCGATGACCCTCTGGGAGGTCACACAGTCTGGCAGGTGGTCTTCATTGCTTTCTTAACGGGCATCCTGGCCTTGGTGACCATCATCGGCAACATCCTGGTCATTGTGTCATTTAAGGTCAACAAGCAGCTGAAGACTGTCAACAACTACTTCCTCTTAAGCCTGGCCTGTGCCGATCTGATTATTGGAGTCATTTCCATGAATCTGTTTACGACCTACATCATCATGAATCGCTGGGCTTTAGGGAACTTGGCCTGTGACCTCTGGCTTGCCATTGACTACGTGGCCAGCAATGCCTCTGTCATGAATCTCCTGGTCATTAGCTTTGACAGATACTTTTCCATCACGAGGCCGCTCACGTACCGAGCCAAACGAACAACAAAGAGAGCTGGTGTGATGATCGGTCTGGCTTGGGTCATCTCCTTTGTCCTTTGGGCTCCTGCCATCTTGTTCTGGCAATACTTTGTTGGAAAGAGAACTGTGCCACCAGGAGAGTGTTTCATTCAGTTCCTCAGTGAGCCCACCATTACTTTTGGCACAGCCATTGCTGCTTTTTATATGCCTGTCACCATTATGACTATTTTATACTGGAGAATCTATAAGGAAACTGAAAAGCGTACCAAAGAGCTCGCTGGGCTGCAAGCCTctgggacagaggcagagacagaaaactTTGTCCACCCCACGGGCAGTTCTCGAAGCTGCAGCAGTTACGAGCTTCAACAGCAAAGCATGAAACGCTCCAACAGGAGGAAGTATGGCCGCTGCCACTTCTGGTTCACAACCAAGAGCTGGAAAGCCAGCTCCGAGCAGATGGACCAAGACCACAGCAGCAGCGACAGCTGGAACAACAATGATGCTGCTGCCTCCCTGGAGAACTCCGCCTCCTCCGACGAGGAGGACATCGGCTCCGAGACCAGAGCCATCTACTCCATCGTGCTCAAGCTTCCGGGCCACAGCACCATCCTCAACTCCACCAAGTTACCCTCATCGGACAACCTGCAGGTGCCTGAGGAGGAGCTGGGGATGGTGGACTTGGAGAGGAAAGCCAGCAAGCTACAGACCCAGAAGAGCGTGGACGATGGAGGCAGCTTTCCAAAAAGCTTCTCCAAGCTTCCCATTCAGTTAGAGTCAGCCGTGGACGCAGCCAAGACTTCCGACGTCAACGCCTCGGTGGGTAAGACCACGGCCACTCTACCTCTGTCCTTCAAAGAAGCCACTCTGGCCAAGAGGTTTGCTCTGAAGACCAGAAGTCAGATCACTAAGCGGAAAAGGATGTCCCTCGTCAAGGAGAAGAAAGCAGCCCAGACCCTCAGCGCGATCCTGCTTGCCTTCATCATCACCTGGACCCCGTACAATATCATGGTTCTGGTGAACACCTTTTGTGACAGCTGCATACCCAAAACCTTTTGGAATCTGGGCTACTGGCTGTGCTACATCAACAGCACCGTGAACCCCGTGTGCTATGCCCTGTGCAACAAAACATTCAGAACCACTTTCAAGATGCTGCTGCTGTGCCAGTGTGACAAAAAAAAGAGACGCAAACAGCAGTACCAGCAGAGACAGTCGGTCATTTTCCACAAGCGCGTGCCTGAGCAGGCCTTGTAG